The following proteins are encoded in a genomic region of Triticum dicoccoides isolate Atlit2015 ecotype Zavitan chromosome 1B, WEW_v2.0, whole genome shotgun sequence:
- the LOC119349774 gene encoding probable protein phosphatase 2C 52 isoform X1, whose translation MVHDGAVKDQQQHQREERSPDTPAPSASAVTDASAAAAVVAEAGAARAGEGEAAVGAGPSKPGSDKRLGVRHPVKYRRFRAKGKAMAEPGATPAHQPLEEELELELEEGEGEVEEEASSPEREVRAGVVEVEVEVEVEMEVEVSSAAAAAAVGMEVEEGAGMDVSPAAAVAMVDSEHSSEEEEEEEVSSSPVLALPEQARRKQGHAVAAAVPALVVPKDQDLEKEKKEKERQRERDRVDEVGYMSGGCKSDDGSLSCGYSSFRGKRATMEDFFDIKSSKIDDKQINLFGIFDGHGGSRAAEYLKEHLFENLMKHPQFMSDTKLAISETYKKTDSDFLDSEINTHRDDGSTASTAVLLGNHLYVANVGDSRAVISKSGKAIALSDDHKPNRSDERKRIESAGGIVMWAGTWRVGGVLAMSRAFGNRLLKQFVVAEPEIQDQEIDDELEFLILASDGLWDVVPNEDAVSLVKMEEDPEAAARKLTETAFGRGSGDNITCVVVKFQHSKAAGGGGTPPVSPPGDQI comes from the exons ATGGTTCACGATGGCGCCGTGAAGGACCAGCAGCAGCACCAGCGGGAGGAGAGGTCGCCGGATACCCCCGCGCCCTCTGCATCTGCGGTGACGGACGcgtccgcggcggcggcggtggtagcggaggcgggggcggcgagagcgggggagggggaggcggcagTAGGGGCGGGGCCGTCCAAGCCCGGGAGCGACAAGCGGCTGGGCGTGCGGCACCCGGTCAAGTACCGCCGGTTCCGGGCCAAGGGGAAGGCGATGGCGGAGCCCGGGGCCACCCCCGCGCACCAGCCGCTGGAGGAGGAGCTGGAGCTGGAGTTggaggagggcgagggggaggtCGAGGAGGAGGCCTCCTCGCCCGAGCGGGAGGTGCGGGCCGGcgtcgtggaggtggaggtggaggtcgaGGTGGAGATGGAGGTGGAGGTGTCctccgcagcagcggcagcagcagtagggatggaggtggaggagggggccggcatgGACGTGTCGCCGGCTGCGGCCGTGGCCATGGTGGACTCGGagcactcgtccgaggaggaggaggaggaggaggtgtcgtCGTCGCCGGTGCTGGCGCTGCCGGAGCAGGCGAGGAGGAAGCAAGGGCATGCTGTGGCCGCTGCCGTGCCCGCCCTGGTCGTGCCCAAGGACCAGGAcctggagaaggagaagaaggagaaggagaggcaGAGGGAGAGGGACAGGGTCGACGAGGTCGGCTACATGAGCGGCGGCTGCAAGAG TGATGATGGAAGTTTGAGTTGTGGATATTCAAGTTTTAGAGGAAAAAGGGCAACCATGGAAGACTTCTTTGACATAAAATCATCTAAAATTGATGATAAACAAATAAATCTCTTTGGAATATTTGATG GTCATGGGGGTTCACGTGCTGCTGAGTATTTGAAGGAGCACTTGTTTGAGAACCTCATGAAACACCCACAATTCATGTCAGATACAAAATTAGCAATAA GTGAAACATATAAAAAAACTGATTCAGATTTCTTGGATTCTGAAATCAACACTCACAGAGATGATGGGTCAACTGCATCGACAGCAGTTCTGCTTGGAAATCATCTTTACGTGGCTAACGTAGGTGACTCTCGGGCTGTAATATCAAAGTCGGGCAAAG CTATTGCACTCTCTGATGATCACAAGCCAAACAGAAGTGATGAGAGGAAACGAATTGAGAGTGCTGGTGGGATTGTTATGTGGGCTG GAACTTGGAGGGTTGGTGGTGTACTTGCAATGTCTCGGGCATTTGGCAACCGCTTGTTGAAGCAATTTGTTGTCGCGGAACCAGAGATTCAG GATCAAGAAATAGATGATGAATTGGAGTTTCTGATTTTGGCTAGTGATGGGCTGTGGGATGTGGTTCCAAATGAG GACGCCGTCTCGCTCGTGAAGATGGAGGAGGACCCCGAGGCGGCGGCCAGGAAGCTGACGGAGACCGCGTTCGGCCGTGGGAGCGGCGACAACATCACCTGCGTCGTCGTCAAGTTCCAGCACAGcaaggcggcgggcggtggcggcacCCCTCCCGTCTCTCCCCCGGGCGATCAAATCTGA
- the LOC119349774 gene encoding probable protein phosphatase 2C 52 isoform X2 has translation MVHDGAVKDQQQHQREERSPDTPAPSASAVTDASAAAAVVAEAGAARAGEGEAAVGAGPSKPGSDKRLGVRHPVKYRRFRAKGKAMAEPGATPAHQPLEEELELELEEGEGEVEEEASSPEREVRAGVVEVEVEVEVEMEVEVSSAAAAAAVGMEVEEGAGMDVSPAAAVAMVDSEHSSEEEEEEEVSSSPVLALPEQARRKQGHAVAAAVPALVVPKDQDLEKEKKEKERQRERDRVDEVGYMSGGCKSDDGSLSCGYSSFRGKRATMEDFFDIKSSKIDDKQINLFGIFDGHGGSRAAEYLKEHLFENLMKHPQFMSDTKLAISETYKKTDSDFLDSEINTHRDDGSTASTAVLLGNHLYVANVGDSRAVISKSGKAIALSDDHKPNRSDERKRIESAGGIVMWAGTWRVGGVLAMSRAFGNRLLKQFVVAEPEIQDQEIDDELEFLILASDGLWDVVPNEDAVSLVKMEEDPEAAARKLTETAFGRGSGDNITCVVVKFQHSKAAGDQI, from the exons ATGGTTCACGATGGCGCCGTGAAGGACCAGCAGCAGCACCAGCGGGAGGAGAGGTCGCCGGATACCCCCGCGCCCTCTGCATCTGCGGTGACGGACGcgtccgcggcggcggcggtggtagcggaggcgggggcggcgagagcgggggagggggaggcggcagTAGGGGCGGGGCCGTCCAAGCCCGGGAGCGACAAGCGGCTGGGCGTGCGGCACCCGGTCAAGTACCGCCGGTTCCGGGCCAAGGGGAAGGCGATGGCGGAGCCCGGGGCCACCCCCGCGCACCAGCCGCTGGAGGAGGAGCTGGAGCTGGAGTTggaggagggcgagggggaggtCGAGGAGGAGGCCTCCTCGCCCGAGCGGGAGGTGCGGGCCGGcgtcgtggaggtggaggtggaggtcgaGGTGGAGATGGAGGTGGAGGTGTCctccgcagcagcggcagcagcagtagggatggaggtggaggagggggccggcatgGACGTGTCGCCGGCTGCGGCCGTGGCCATGGTGGACTCGGagcactcgtccgaggaggaggaggaggaggaggtgtcgtCGTCGCCGGTGCTGGCGCTGCCGGAGCAGGCGAGGAGGAAGCAAGGGCATGCTGTGGCCGCTGCCGTGCCCGCCCTGGTCGTGCCCAAGGACCAGGAcctggagaaggagaagaaggagaaggagaggcaGAGGGAGAGGGACAGGGTCGACGAGGTCGGCTACATGAGCGGCGGCTGCAAGAG TGATGATGGAAGTTTGAGTTGTGGATATTCAAGTTTTAGAGGAAAAAGGGCAACCATGGAAGACTTCTTTGACATAAAATCATCTAAAATTGATGATAAACAAATAAATCTCTTTGGAATATTTGATG GTCATGGGGGTTCACGTGCTGCTGAGTATTTGAAGGAGCACTTGTTTGAGAACCTCATGAAACACCCACAATTCATGTCAGATACAAAATTAGCAATAA GTGAAACATATAAAAAAACTGATTCAGATTTCTTGGATTCTGAAATCAACACTCACAGAGATGATGGGTCAACTGCATCGACAGCAGTTCTGCTTGGAAATCATCTTTACGTGGCTAACGTAGGTGACTCTCGGGCTGTAATATCAAAGTCGGGCAAAG CTATTGCACTCTCTGATGATCACAAGCCAAACAGAAGTGATGAGAGGAAACGAATTGAGAGTGCTGGTGGGATTGTTATGTGGGCTG GAACTTGGAGGGTTGGTGGTGTACTTGCAATGTCTCGGGCATTTGGCAACCGCTTGTTGAAGCAATTTGTTGTCGCGGAACCAGAGATTCAG GATCAAGAAATAGATGATGAATTGGAGTTTCTGATTTTGGCTAGTGATGGGCTGTGGGATGTGGTTCCAAATGAG GACGCCGTCTCGCTCGTGAAGATGGAGGAGGACCCCGAGGCGGCGGCCAGGAAGCTGACGGAGACCGCGTTCGGCCGTGGGAGCGGCGACAACATCACCTGCGTCGTCGTCAAGTTCCAGCACAGcaaggcgg CGGGCGATCAAATCTGA